The Spea bombifrons isolate aSpeBom1 chromosome 4, aSpeBom1.2.pri, whole genome shotgun sequence genome segment ACAAAGAGTAAACCACCAGGAAGCAATTGCTTACACCATGGATTCTTTCGTGAAATTCACAAATCAGAGTCAGGGAAGAGATCGCATATTCaggtatttcatatttttaaatgtactagTTTCTTTCTCAGCGCCAACGACTATTCCTGAGTTTAATATGTATCCATTGTCTGCTGTCAGTAGCTGATCacctttcattcattcaccatATAATGAAGTAATGCTTCAAAAGGAAACAAGCAGAAATCCACTTTCTTGTACAATAGCCATAATTcccacatttgttttttttttttttttacatttcagagCCACTCAGTATGCATGCATGTTGCTTAGGTATTTGTTAGAAAATAAGCCTGGCAAAGAGAAAGAGGTATTGAAGCTTAAACGAGTGGAATCTAGCATGAGTTCTGGGCGTAAATGTAAGTACTAGACGTAGTAGTGAACCCCATCCCCTCATTTAATTACTTCTATGCTCCTTTAGGTTTTGCCAGTCATACAGTTTTTAGTTTATCTTAATATTGTTATAAGATTTGTCGTAGCCCATCGTAGTGTATTATAGTTTTCTCTTTTATATTAGCGCTACTatggaaaacattttaattcctTCCTGTGTGTCTCTGACATTTAAATTTGGCACATAGATGTTACTGACAATCACTTTATTAGTGTTATTCCTCTTAAAGAGCAGGCCCGGATGCATTTACCTATTAGATCTAGTGTTACCTGTATTCACATAGTCCTGATTACACCTAAACCATGACTGCATAACAGGTATACATTAACATTGATTTTGATTgatatatgtaatgttttaatttgtatttataattttgtgTGAGATTTTGAGTTATatagttttttaataattgatgGAAGACCTTGATGTGTACTTCTACTGCACTTAACACAAAATGACAATTTTATGGTGGATTCCTTTCAAAGTTTGTGCTCATTCATCATGGGATTGTGTAATTTAATGTTTAGAATCCAGCAACCTCAcctttaaatagattttttttttaaatttccaatCCATGTGCCAAGAATTTGCACCTTTGAACTTTGAGAGACATTCCAGTGTCGACTGCATGGATCAGTGATAAACCTTGTTGATTTCTCTTATAGTATTCAGGCTTGGCAACATGGTACATGCTATCGAAGCTTCAAGAGCATCTATGAAGATTTCCGATTCCTTTCGCTGCTACTGTCTGACGGCAGCCAATGTGAACCGTTTCTTTTATTTCACTTGTGATACGATCCTTTGGGCAAGAAGTGTCGGCTTAGTGTCTGGTATCAATAAGGAGAAATGGCGCACTAGAGCGGCCCAGTGCTATTATTATTCTCTCCTGCTGAACTTGGCGAGGgatttatatgaaatattacaATGCATGGATAAAGAGTCTaaggaaagaaaatgtttagaTAAGGAAGTGGATTCTGGGAATGGCCCTAATCCCCACATATCCACCTCGTTATTGAAATCGCTTGAAAACTTCTTAGTAATGTTTTGCCTGAGTTTAAAGGAAAACCCTCCTGTTTTATTGGACACTGTGAAAAATGTGTGCGATCTTTTAAGCCCCCTTGATCGTTTACAAATCTACCAAACAAACCAAGGAGTCATCGGACTGTGTGGTTTGATGTCTTCCATCGTGGGCATTCTTACACTGGCAAAacccattttaaaattaaaacactAAACTAAGGCaatgaaatagcattaaacgtaAGGTTTGCTAACATAAAATAGCAGTTCGTTTCCTTCAAAGGTATCTTGATATTTCCATGCTTATAGATGCTTGGAAATAAACTAGCAATATTTAAATTTAGagtttattaattgtttaattattagtatattattaattattgctaATAATTTAGCAATATACTAAAAGTGGCATTTTAACTTGTACACCACAGGTTGCTGCTAAGACTACAAGGCCTGTACAATAGCGAACCAAGTAGTTGAATGGTACACATTTTTATAACCTTATAtaccttatttaaaaaaaaaaaaaaaacagtattcatgaaaatgtattttccaaatTCAGTGATTTACCTCATTTCTTATATTTGGGCAAATAACATTTAACACAAACACTATCCAATCCTTGACAAAAAATAGCAGCAGAGAGTCTCTATGCAGTTTACAAAGAAgacaatataattattattcttttacttTTGAGCAGTACGATGCTTATTGCACACAAATACGGGTTTAGTGGTGAGATTACTGCCCTTTTAttgatgaaatattactttagagctgggaaaaaaatacaattttaaataacACTACAGGTTGTTAAAATAATTGGGTTGCAATTTAACCCATCGCCAAAGTGCTATGTAAATCATTACTCAGTGAGTTACATTTGTTGCACAGGAGAGATCTTTTGTGAATGAGATTTCTTACTAGatatagaaagaaaaacataattcaGGAACATTTACttgattaaataaaacatacacaatTTAAATCCCCGCTTAGGGGGAAATGTACTGTAAATTTAGAGGAAGTGTTTACCAGATCTGCAGTTACtttagttattattaatatgatttACAAGATGACGTGCACTGATTTACTTATACAAAACCATATGGTATGTTTAGAAATGGATTACCTTCACATGGCTGCCTTATTGTGAAATgctcattttataaaatgtatgtgaatgAACGTTAAACGTAAACACAGAGAGAGGTCTCGCCGCTCTACTTGTAAGTCAATAATTAACAAGAATTGCCTTTGCAGTATGGACTTttggattaatttaattttttagattATGTACGTTTTATGTGCAATGTAGGACTGGGAAAACTGCTAGATTGTATGTAACAATCTATGAATATTTCTAATTTAatggttattttaaaaaatatatatatatacctttttagCACTTACAAAATTGTTTTGATGTATATGTTTTAGAcagtaataaaatgttatgtattttcggggttatattgtgtgtgtggttATAGCGTTCTCATGTTGGGGGTGTTTTTGTTGGGTTTCTGGGCCTAAAAATAGACACACAGGGGAGAAAAAGGTCTGAGAGCCTGTTGGTATGGCTCATTGTGCTATATGTATCTTTCACGTATGCAAACAAAATGCATTGATGGATGATAATTCCCCAATTTAATGCTAAAtatcctataaaaaaaaccaatcatTTATGACTAAAACTTGATTGGCACATATTCTTAGGTTTTTAATCAAAATCATGTCTAAGCAAACTAAAGGGGCTGCAGTGCTCAAGGTGTAAAGAACAAAGTATCTTTGTGAATCATCAAATAACTCAAGTGCGTTATATGAGGTTTCTCAAGCAAAAAACTCAAATCCATGATTAAGTCTGTGACTATGTCCTTTTAATGACAGAATGCATCATACCATATCGCTTGGCATTATGTGTCTGTGATGTACTTCAGTTTTTAACAATTTAGTTTTTCAATCATCGATGATCCAGCCTGTTTACATCATTTCGGTCTACATCATCACCTCATTTTTTTCATCAAACTTGGCTAACTTTGTATTGAATTTAGGAAAGGTAGAAGTAGTGAACTTCTGTTGTTACAAAGATATGCTTTTAGGTATCAAAGTACAAGTTATATACAGTAGAAATGCTCATTCCTGTGTTAACAGGTTAGCAGTGCAAATCGACAGCTTAATTGGGACCTGTGACTTACAATATACTTCTTATGGTAATGAGAGCCTAAATTGGGCTATGCGTGAGGTAAAATGacatttgttaaccccttaatgacaactgACGTGCCAGTGCTAAATAGCATGcagttaacgacaattgacatgcctggcaccCCGTGGGAATAAATGAGCTTAGACAGCAATCAACGATTAATTTTTaccagaaacaaaaactgtctgcgcttcttaccctaataaagttggcaacaaacaAAGTTATGttcttacatttaaaattagGTTCAGCCAACCAAATGGATGGCTAACAATCAGGAGACACAGCACCTGCTGCAGTAACAATCCATAATTGTATAAAAGCTAACCTTTGGTACTCCGGTTGTtactttcccatgatgcttaacaCACCAGACTGGCTAAGAGTCctgggaaatgtagtctcaACAGCTGGTGTATTAACTAACCCTAGCTGTAATACACATTTGAAATAAAGTACCTTGTGTCTGCAACATGCAAACTGTGCCTCTACCCAGGCGGGGACTCTGTgtctgtgaaggagcagctgctagagtgaaggggaggagaccagctagaggaagaggaaaagggcAGACCCAACCACTCAGACAGCAAAGGGTGTACAGAATTAAGTCAAAGATTTTCTGCTGCACTTCCCTCTGCTCTCTATGTCTAGTCAACTTAACTATAAAAGGCCTACTGTTTCTCCCCTGCTGCTTCTTTTAattaccgtgtgtgtgtgtgtggaggggcaAGTGCCCCTTCAACCACCCACCCTTCCCCTGAACACCCATGCCTATCTGTGtccattttttttgctttatttttattgatttgctTAATGCTGTAATATACCAGTTGGTTGGACAGGAGGTAAAAAGTACCACATCACATCACTAGAAGTGAACACAGGCCAAAATTATACATTGCGCAAAAATACAAACTAGGAGTGCGCACAACCTTAAaagcttaaaaggcatatacattCAGGGTCCcaaaataatgaccaataagtacccaaaacaaaacaagaactcAACACATGCCCAGTAAATAACATTCAGAAAAtgcctatctaaggcataactATTGGGGATTTGGGGGAAATAATTGACAGCAAGCTTTTTTAGCACATGATATCAAGCAGACATGACCTTTTTTTGCATTGAAAAGTGCCAGTTTTTCAATATGTTGAATGGACAGTCTTGTGTACCCAAGGTTCTCCACAAGAGGGCAATATGCACCAAACTGTttagttaaccccttctttCCTTAAGGGTACTGTGTTCCCCAAAACTTTGCATTTTGTATCATATTATCGTTCAACACCCATTTTTAGAGactttatatgttgtttttgaatgtttttcttctttatggaaaaataatgcatattaaagtacccaaAACATAAATTGTTGGTAGGGCACCAAACTGTCAATTTAAACATTAGAGTAGCTTTACTAAAATTACTTTTGGCCCAATTCCTTTAGACATGAGCCATATTCAGAAGTTGGTCATTTTTGTGATGTTACTACGTACTAATCTATGCAGTATAGTGCCTACGGTCCCATCCAGTTTTATATATGTCCGGTTACACACATCTCATGGATCAAGAGCAGTTAATAAGAATGACACTGTTTTAGAaagatttacagaaacatataTTCAAATTGAATTTCAGGATTATATATGAAATTCATCCAATAATTTACTGTTCCGCTTTTAGTTTGcatgctgctgttttttgttgggtttttttgcacaaaaaagtTTGAGGAAACTTGACTCGTTGTAGATACTTTATCAAAGTCTTTTTTACTGCCTCCTCCTCAGAGCTATGAACAAAATCCCCAGCAATCTCCCGAAGAGATCATAACTAAACAGAGCAAAATGAAGCTGTCCAAAAATCCATCTCGCTTTTATCTGCATCTAAATTTAAGCTGTGATTGATATCACTGatgtaaagtaaaataacaattttgtTTGGAATGTGTGGAAGCTCAAAAATAGCAcaaaagccagaaaaaaaatgcacagagAAAATACCTATATGAGAAAAAGAATTCCTGCTTGTGTATTATTCAAGCTTAGTTTTActtacaggatttttttttttgtttacatatagTGATTTTTCGAGTCATTTAAATGGGAACCATTGGCatgacaaaaatcccaaataaaaaaaccaaaaaccgtAATCTTCTTTCCCCATGAGAGTACGAGCTTTCTAAATAAAGACTGGAAATGTTGTAGTTGTGTATTTGTTGCTATGTTTACAGaacactaaaacatttgattcgGTAGTGCTGTTTGAAGATTGTTTTGCCAATGTTGTCATGTTTCGCAATGAAGGTACGTAAAACACATGTAAGATGCCACAGCCGTCCATTTACTGTCTAGCAAGGCATTATAGCTAAATCTGCTTTTTGTCCCGATTCCATGGCTAATCATTTACACCATTTCTTAGGACAATGATGAAATAGAAGTGAACCAGAGGGTTTGATAGGCTTGAAGGTATACACATATAGTTTGTTGTTTAATCTGCCCAGCAGGGCCTTATGTTAAATCtgtgattttattaattaaagaaGCAGTTGCATcaaaaaatccctttttaatAAGGTGTTTACATCTATCATGTAAGAGGTTTACTTAAAAGATGCTTATTCTTGAAGGAACACCGCTTCCCACCCTAGAGTGTTAATGTGCATCACACCAAGAAACCTAGCTAAAGGTGCTATTTCACTTATCCAAAACATTTATTGGACTCATTAGTATGTTGTTACTAAATCATAGCtgatctattttttgttttaccttttctctgagggttttttttacaaattgttGAGTTTTATGGCAATAACCAATCAgtatctgcttttgtgtcacatgaaaattAAAGGGATGATCCAGTGCCATGTAGAATCACCAATtaaaaactcatattaagtacTTTTTATAACTAATATGCCACCTTCGTGATTCTTCAACCGGTTTAAAAATAAAGggacttacctttaggagaagctgcagtgcaGTGCCCACACCATGGTCCCCTTGATTGGTGGTCAATCTGGCCATTGAAATttatgggagcactttctgcgcATGTGCATCAAGGAACCCTTGCCAAGCAAACGCTGGAGCTGTCGGATGGTTAGTATACTACATGGCCACAGGAAgcaagagatgtgtttggtTGAGGGGCCAATGAATAGGGCAGATTCAGCACAATGTAAAGAGGCTACTGACTTACCATATGCATATGATGAGGCTActgacaaaaaaatatgaatgcgGCAAAATGTTACTTGAATAAAGCATTATTTCTGGGATTGGTTTGGAATTCAAATGATGTTTTTAATGCTTCATTTCTGACAAAAGTGCTACATTCAGCGGAGTAAGTGGAGCAGCACTTTTAACACAAGTCACTTTTGCTAAAATCTTAAAGGTTGGGTGGGTCACGCAGCAATACGACCACGGAACAGTTTGATTGCCTCAAAAGTAGCGCAATACATTCAGCTTGTTGGTAGATTAAGGAAGGGACAATGATTTCAAGTGTGTTGTACAATCAGATTTGTGTAGGATGTGCTTCGTAAGAAAAGGTGCGAATGAATGAAGGCCACAAATTCATTGCTATTTTTACAAAGGAGATTGTATCTGGCTCCTGCCCACATGAAAGAAGTTTTCAGAATCTACCATACCCACATGATTGATATTTTCTCTTCTAAAGAACAGTTCTGTTATGCTTCTTAGTGCTTTTTTGTCCAAAGGCTACTTTGAGTTATAAACGGTTGCTTTTCCAACAATAGGCAATGATTTAGGAACAAATTTATTACctgagttatttttaaatctatttaaacC includes the following:
- the PEX11A gene encoding peroxisomal membrane protein 11A codes for the protein MDSFVKFTNQSQGRDRIFRATQYACMLLRYLLENKPGKEKEVLKLKRVESSMSSGRKLFRLGNMVHAIEASRASMKISDSFRCYCLTAANVNRFFYFTCDTILWARSVGLVSGINKEKWRTRAAQCYYYSLLLNLARDLYEILQCMDKESKERKCLDKEVDSGNGPNPHISTSLLKSLENFLVMFCLSLKENPPVLLDTVKNVCDLLSPLDRLQIYQTNQGVIGLCGLMSSIVGILTLAKPILKLKH